A single genomic interval of Corylus avellana chromosome ca10, CavTom2PMs-1.0 harbors:
- the LOC132163333 gene encoding uncharacterized protein LOC132163333: MAIEKNNFKVSRFDSEFSPGSRETVSSDEDELQRRSSAVESDDEDEFDDADSGAGSDDFDLLELGETRAEFCQVGNQTCSIPLELYDLPGLEDILSVDVWNECLTEEERLSLTKFLPDMDEETFMITLKELFTGCNLHFGSPIKNLFDMLKGGLCEPRVALYREGLNFFQKRQHYHHLRKYQNNMVSNLCQTRDAWLKCRGYSIDERLRVLNIMKSEKSLMYEKMEDLQTDSSERESGERLWTKKTKDKKVVQKTGRHSAYAVGSNLDFPSRGRLMAMDLENYGKQYPKGTLKLGGLKPPLAKDLVGHYPSVYHGLDMNSGPYGSAAALPRQRKAAAYDSATALKLRDQMRSGDDVEEMTYGMGLQWDSKVGKKQGLSRGDDIATDSFMGLPLSSKGDLPAFGRNRNSMTAKPSNMKPSYDFVKRPKYTENVQQFAVGDQMKPFKGRDLQRTPKGNRVDSSDHAEPFWHKRTQGESFAMDSSFKADEWDIRSKKWKTGRESPDLNYKSYRTSSPQMNDRYSVSAFKAEPSQEMIKGKYLQNGKKSNRMFMKSEDTESDSSEQFDDDEDSNPLLRSKLAFPGGVLEGSRSNKLSQSGLDSKKAKFVKKDTKGGFGDHGHVPGVENYTSRQRGKIRDSSPLHEPDTRAFGDSYVSGLGKLNDDGDRKQIHKLSKNGKLHGEPVERLHISSVKTYSSERKQKRDASRDHSVRQSIYLRDDVAVEEDDSLETQFLPNEKGQGRFGKKGQSKEARVNDRNGRSDAPLIMCNSVTKKRKGKEDAIDMDSRDEDGDLQSDTPQHIDDSTPLKRKTKRKMDQDSGGSDMENTGPPVTEMAVVEMELEAKPQKKQFTLITPTVHTGFSFSVVHLLSAVRLAMITPLPEDLEVSKPREEHNKNQEGSVNRVPSHEKVDINVSEHAGGNGPSLTVQEIVNRVRSNPGDPCILETQEPLQDLVRGVLKIFSSKTAPLGAKGWKVLATYEKSAKSWSWIGPVSHSLSDHETIEEVTSSEAWGLPHKMLVKLVDSFANWLKSGQETLQQIGSLPAPPLALMQFNMDEKERFRDLRAQKSLNTIGPSCEEVRSYFRKEEVLRYSIPDRAFTYTAADGRKSIVAPLRRCGGKPTSKARDHFMLKRDRPPHVTILCLVRDAAARLPGSIGTRADVCTLIRDSQYIVEDVSDGQVNQVVSGALDRLHYERDPCVQFDGERKLWVYLHREREEEDFEDDGTSSTKKWKRQKKDPTEQSDQGAVTVAYHGTGDQTGYDLCSDLNVEPSCNDDDKGMEPVYNDVRQNLEDNVDMNQGSEHSDTHQDNPVAWDAIGLNPMRENKLLCQENSRNEDFDDETFGRERPVGLLSASLL; encoded by the coding sequence ATGGCGATTGAGAAGAATAACTTTAAGGTGTCGAGGTTTGATTCGGAGTTTTCTCCCGGTAGTAGGGAGACTGTGTCGAGTGATGAGGATGAGCTGCAACGGCGTAGCTCGGCCGTTGAATCTGACGACGAGGATGAATTTGATGATGCGGATTCTGGGGCAGGGTCCGACGACTTTGATTTGCTGGAATTGGGAGAAACAAGGGCGGAGTTTTGCCAAGTCGGGAATCAGACTTGCAGTATTCCATTGGAGCTGTATGATCTTCCGGGTCTGGAAGATATATTGTCGGTGGATGTGTGGAATGAGTGCTTGACTGAGGAGGAGAGGTTAAGCCTCACGAAATTTCTGCCCGACATGGACGAAGAGACCTTTATGATTACTCTAAAAGAGCTTTTTACGGGTTGTAATTTGCACTTTGGGAGCCCCATTAAGAATTTGTTTGATATGTTGAAGGGAGGTTTGTGTGAGCCAAGGGTAGCTCTGTACCGGGAAGGTTTGAATTTCTTTCAGAAGCGGCAACACTACCATCATTTAAGGAAGTATCAGAACAATATGGTTAGTAACCTTTGTCAGACAAGGGATGCTTGGCTTAAGTGTAGGGGATACAGTATTGATGAGAGGCTTCGTGTGTTGAATATTATGAAAAGCGAGAAGAGTTTGATGTATGAGAAGATGGAAGATCTGCAGACTGACTCGTCAGAAAGAGAGTCAGGTGAACGGTTGTGGACCAAGAAGACGAAGGACAAGAAAGTTGTGCAGAAAACAGGTCGTCATTCTGCATATGCAGTGGGCTCAAATTTGGACTTTCCTTCACGAGGACGGTTGATGGCTATGGATCTGGAAAATTATGGAAAGCAGTATCCTAAAGGTACACTGAAGTTGGGTGGGTTGAAGCCGCCTTTGGCAAAAGATTTGGTGGGCCACTATCCTTCTGTTTACCATGGTTTGGATATGAATTCTGGACCATATGGTTCAGCTGCAGCTCTTCCTCGTCAGCGTAAGGCTGCAGCTTATGATTCAGCAACAGCGCTTAAGCTAAGGGATCAGATGAGAAGTGGTGATGATGTTGAAGAGATGACATATGGAATGGGTTTACAGTGGGACTCCAAAGTGGGAAAGAAACAGGGCCTTTCAAGAGGTGACGATATAGCCACTGACAGTTTTATGGGTCTGCCTTTGTCTTCAAAAGGTGATTTACCAGCCTTTGGTAGGAACAGGAATTCGATGACAGCAAAGCCATCAAATATGAAACCATCCTATGACTTCGTCAAAAGGCCCAAGTATACTGAGAATGTTCAGCAATTTGCAGTTGGGGATCAGATGAAGCCTTTCAAAGGCCGAGATCTGCAGCGAACCCCCAAAGGAAATAGAGTTGACTCATCTGATCATGCCGAACCATTTTGGCATAAGAGGACTCAGGGCGAGTCTTTTGCCATGGATTCGTCATTTAAAGCTGATGAATGGGATATTAGAAGCAAAAAATGGAAGACAGGGAGGGAGTCCCCTGATCTGAATTACAAATCATATAGAACTTCTTCACCACAAATGAATGATAGATATTCAGTGTCTGCATTTAAAGCAGAACCATCACAAGAGATGATAAAAGGCAAGTATCTGCAGAATGGGAAGAAAAGTAATAGAATGTTTATGAAAAGTGAAGACACAGAATCAGACTCATCCGAGCAATTCGATGATGATGAGGATAGCAATCCCTTATTGAGGAGCAAGTTGGCTTTCCCCGGTGGTGTTCTCGAAGGTTCCCGATCTAATAAGTTGTCACAGTCTGGCCTAGATTCCAAAAAGGCCAAATTTGTTAAGAAAGATACGAAGGGTGGCTTTGGTGATCATGGGCATGTGCCAGGAGTAGAAAACTACACTTCAAGGCAGAGGGGTAAGATTCGAGATAGCAGTCCCTTGCATGAACCTGACACTAGAGCTTTTGGAGACAGCTATGTTTCAGGCTTGGGTAAGTTAAATGATGATGGTGATAGGAAACAAATACACAAACTGAGCAAGAATGGCAAGTTGCATGGGGAACCTGTAGAAAGGTTACACATATCCTCAGTGAAGACCTATTCTTCTGAGAGAAAGCAGAAAAGAGATGCCAGCCGTGATCATTCTGTGCGTCAATCAATTTATTTGCGTGATGATGTTGCTGTTGAGGAGGATGATTCGCTTGAAACACAATTTTTGCCCAATGAGAAGGGGCAGGGTAGATTTGGGAAGAAAGGTCAGAGTAAAGAAGCACGTGTGAATGATCGGAATGGAAGATCTGATGCTCCATTGATAATGTGCAACTCAGTGACAAAGAAGCGGAAAGGAAAGGAGGATGCAATAGACATGGATAGCAGAGATGAAGACGGTGATCTGCAGTCTGACACCCCACAGCACATTGATGATTCCACTCctttgaagagaaaaacaaaaaggaaaatggacCAAGACTCTGGTGGTTCAGATATGGAAAACACTGGGCCACCTGTTACAGAAATGGCAGTAGTAGAGATGGAGCTGGAAGCCAAACCACAGAAAAAACAATTTACCCTCATTACACCTACAGTTCATACTGGCTTCTCATTTTCTGTTGTACATCTTCTTTCAGCAGTTCGCTTGGCAATGATTACTCCACTTCCAGAAGATTTAGAGGTTAGCAAACCTAGAGAAGAGCATAACAAAAACCAAGAGGGCAGTGTTAACAGGGTTCCTTCTCATGAGAAGGTGGATATCAATGTTTCAGAGCATGCTGGGGGGAATGGGCCTTCTCTTACTGTTCAGGAGATTGTTAATCGTGTCAGGTCAAACCCTGGAGATCCTTGTATACTTGAGACGCAAGAGCCACTTCAGGATTTGGTCAGAGGAGTTTTAAAGATATTTTCATCCAAAACAGCACCTTTAGGAGCGAAAGGTTGGAAGGTGCTTGCAACATATGAAAAATCTGCAAAAAGTTGGTCCTGGATTGGTCCAGTGTCTCATAGTTTATCGGATCACGAGACCATTGAGGAAGTGACATCTTCTGAAGCTTGGGGTCTTCCTCACAAAATGCTTGTAAAGTTGGTTGATTCCTTTGCTAACTGGCTGAAAAGTGGTCAGGAGACCCTTCAACAAATAGGAAGTCTCCCTGCCCCACCTCTGGCATTGATGCAGTTCAACATGGATGAGAAAGAAAGGTTCAGGGACCTGAGAGCTCAAAAGAGTCTGAACACCATTGGCCCAAGCTGTGAAGAAGTCCGGTCTTATTTCCGTAAGGAGGAAGTTCTTAGGTATTCAATTCCTGACAGGGCCTTCACTTACACAGCAGCTGATGGTAGAAAATCCATTGTCGCTCCCTTGAGAAGGTGCGGTGGTAAGCCTACGTCAAAAGCTCGAGATCATTTTATGCTGAAACGTGATCGCCCTCCACATGTCACGATTCTGTGTCTTGTCAGAGATGCTGCTGCCAGATTGCCTGGAAGTATTGGTACTAGAGCAGATGTTTGTACGTTGATAAGAGATTCTCAGTATATTGTTGAAGATGTGTCTGATGGACAAGTTAATCAAGTTGTTAGTGGAGCCCTGGATCGTTTGCATTATGAACGTGATCCTTGTGTGCAATTTGATGGGGAAAGGAAATTATGGGTTTATTTACACagggaaagagaagaagaagattttgaAGATGATGGTACTTCATCTACGAAGAAATGGAAGAGGCAGAAAAAAGATCCTACTGAGCAATCTGACCAAGGGGCAGTGACCGTTGCTTATCATGGGACTGGGGATCAAACTGGATATGATTTGTGCTCTGATCTCAATGTAGAGCCATCTTGTAACGACGATGATAAGGGAATGGAACCTGTATATAATGATGTGAGACAAAATCTGGAGGACAATGTTGATATGAATCAAGGATCTGAGCACAGTGACACTCATCAGGATAATCCAGTGGCTTGGGATGCTATTGGCTTAAATCCTATGCGAGAAAACAAATTGCTCTGTCAAGAAAATTCCAGAAATGAAGATTTTGATGATGAAACATTTGGGAGAGAAAGGCCGGTTGGACTCCTTAGTGCAAGCTTATTGTGA